Proteins encoded within one genomic window of Candidatus Zixiibacteriota bacterium:
- a CDS encoding DUF819 family protein translates to MLRFASYCGTFAGKDIINERTDMNDALISSPAGVIATLAAVTSLFFFLEKKTGWKFWNYFPPLIFIYLVPVALSNNGFIPNASPVYDFMGSNILPMFLVIMLLDVDILATVRVMGRGVFVMLLGTLGVVVGAPIGYFIVKNGLDPEAWKGFAALAGSWIGGTGNMAAMAVAFNLDETSLDFGYAVIADNGVYLVWLPLMLASKNFAGWFGRFTKMSADRVENLEAAAAELTADKGKPEMRHYLYLIFLGFAATSFAAWIAEMLPPVEPILSASTYKILLVTFIGIALSFTGASKIPGSHGLAMALVYLFVARMGARADLSSLDASVFWFLLGTFIWIFIHGAFLIGAARLFKVDIHTVAIASAANIGGAASAPIVAAYHNPVLVPISILMALLGYAIGNPAAWIAGTLCRLVS, encoded by the coding sequence TTGTTGCGTTTCGCATCGTATTGTGGTACTTTCGCAGGCAAAGACATTATCAACGAGAGGACCGACATGAACGATGCCCTGATCTCATCGCCGGCCGGTGTGATTGCCACACTAGCGGCGGTGACTTCACTGTTCTTTTTTCTCGAAAAAAAGACCGGCTGGAAATTCTGGAATTATTTTCCTCCTCTGATCTTCATTTATCTAGTTCCGGTGGCGTTGTCCAATAACGGATTTATTCCCAATGCCTCACCGGTCTATGATTTTATGGGATCCAATATCCTGCCCATGTTTCTCGTGATTATGCTGCTCGATGTGGATATCCTGGCCACCGTGCGAGTGATGGGGCGCGGGGTGTTCGTGATGCTGCTGGGTACGCTGGGGGTAGTGGTCGGTGCGCCAATCGGATATTTCATTGTCAAAAACGGTCTCGACCCGGAGGCCTGGAAGGGATTCGCCGCACTGGCCGGAAGCTGGATCGGCGGGACCGGGAACATGGCGGCGATGGCGGTGGCGTTTAACCTGGATGAGACTTCGCTTGATTTCGGTTATGCCGTAATCGCCGACAACGGGGTATACCTGGTCTGGTTGCCTTTGATGCTGGCTTCGAAGAATTTCGCGGGTTGGTTTGGTCGATTTACAAAGATGTCGGCTGACCGAGTTGAGAATCTGGAAGCCGCGGCAGCAGAATTGACCGCCGATAAAGGCAAACCGGAGATGCGGCATTATCTGTACCTCATTTTTCTCGGATTTGCGGCGACTTCGTTCGCGGCCTGGATTGCGGAGATGCTGCCGCCGGTGGAGCCGATTCTGTCGGCCTCGACTTATAAAATTCTGCTGGTGACATTTATCGGTATCGCGCTGTCGTTCACCGGAGCCAGTAAGATTCCGGGCTCGCACGGCCTGGCGATGGCGCTGGTCTACTTGTTCGTAGCTAGGATGGGAGCGCGGGCGGACCTGTCATCGTTGGATGCTTCGGTGTTTTGGTTTTTGTTGGGGACGTTCATCTGGATATTCATTCACGGGGCGTTTCTGATCGGAGCGGCGCGGCTGTTCAAGGTGGACATTCACACGGTGGCGATTGCCTCGGCGGCGAACATCGGCGGGGCGGCTTCGGCCCCGATCGTGGCGGCATACCATAATCCGGTTTTGGTGCCGATTTCAATTCTGATGGCACTGCTGGGGTATGCGATCGGCAATCCGGCCGCCTGGATCGCCGGAACTTTATGCCGGTTGGTGAGTTGA
- a CDS encoding nitroreductase family protein gives MNDILEFLNSHASVRNFTDDPISEEQEHIILTTAERSPTSSNLHAYSIISVRDRSTKKSLSELSGGQQHVADSALFLIFCADLYRLSRLTEDRGYPFSGEYTESFIIATVDAALAGGRALQAAQALGLGGVMVGGIRNEPKAVSNLLKLPRLVYPVFGMSLGKPVRQPTIKPRLPLAGLCFKERYDDSAFESAVAEYDRTIDEVGYLKGHQVEAELYPNFKGLYSWSEHSARRMASKKRAVVRPHLLSFLNGRGFLRK, from the coding sequence GTGAATGATATTCTCGAATTCCTGAACAGCCATGCCTCGGTTCGTAATTTTACGGATGATCCCATATCAGAGGAACAGGAACATATCATATTAACCACAGCGGAACGTTCTCCTACCTCCTCCAACCTTCACGCCTACTCGATTATTTCAGTACGTGATCGATCCACGAAAAAGTCACTATCGGAATTGTCCGGAGGACAGCAACATGTGGCAGATTCGGCTCTGTTCCTAATTTTCTGCGCTGACCTATACCGCCTGAGTCGGTTGACCGAAGACCGAGGTTACCCTTTCTCGGGAGAATATACCGAATCATTTATCATCGCCACGGTCGATGCGGCTCTTGCCGGTGGACGCGCTCTGCAGGCGGCTCAGGCACTCGGTCTCGGCGGTGTTATGGTCGGTGGAATTCGCAATGAACCGAAGGCCGTCTCCAACCTGCTTAAACTGCCCAGGCTGGTTTACCCGGTGTTTGGCATGTCTTTGGGCAAACCGGTCCGACAACCGACGATTAAACCGAGACTTCCCCTGGCCGGACTCTGCTTTAAAGAGAGATATGACGATAGCGCCTTTGAAAGCGCCGTCGCAGAATACGATCGTACAATCGATGAGGTCGGATACTTAAAAGGACATCAGGTCGAAGCGGAATTATACCCGAACTTCAAAGGCCTTTATTCCTGGTCGGAGCACTCCGCCCGGCGTATGGCGAGCAAAAAAAGGGCGGTCGTGAGACCGCACCTTTTGTCGTTCTTAAATGGTCGAGGATTCCTCCGTAAATAG
- a CDS encoding DUF2250 domain-containing protein — protein sequence MSDEIRLKEPYLLANCCSPTPDNSITGYYSHDGIQIKVHRSDCSNLKKADQARLVSLSWNDILDQPDFLPGDDYADLTETDWRVLELHRQVGVDYSLKIAHLLHIEKQVAFDSHKKLRELGLLERVEPLIIQYRKGIVDNKWIKHRNHTYYDLTAKGRSYLNYREKNE from the coding sequence ATGAGCGATGAAATCCGCCTTAAGGAGCCCTATCTTCTAGCTAATTGCTGCTCCCCCACCCCTGACAACTCCATTACCGGCTATTATTCACACGACGGTATCCAGATCAAGGTCCACCGCTCCGATTGCTCTAACCTGAAAAAAGCCGACCAGGCTCGGCTTGTCTCTCTCTCCTGGAACGATATTCTCGACCAACCGGACTTCCTCCCCGGAGATGACTACGCCGATTTAACTGAAACCGATTGGCGTGTCCTGGAACTGCATCGACAGGTCGGGGTAGATTACTCCCTCAAGATAGCTCACCTCCTCCATATCGAGAAACAGGTGGCTTTTGATTCACACAAGAAACTTCGCGAGTTGGGCCTGCTGGAGCGAGTAGAGCCGTTGATTATCCAATATCGCAAGGGAATCGTTGACAACAAGTGGATCAAACACCGCAATCACACCTATTACGACCTGACCGCCAAAGGCCGTAGCTATCTCAATTATCGAGAAAAAAACGAATGA
- a CDS encoding protein-L-isoaspartate(D-aspartate) O-methyltransferase, giving the protein MDAKQTRRRTEMVEQQLKGRDIHDSAVLKAMGTVPRHRFVSLKRQEMAYHDGPLPIGCDQTISQPYIVASMTQELRLKASSRVLEIGTGCGYQAAVLAEIAREVFSIEYVPELLERARKVLKDLQYRNIHLRDGDGSHGWPERAPYDGILVTAAAPQMPEGLINQLKIGGKMVLPLATDEWGRQFLYRVTRHASGYDSEKLYEVRFVPMIGEIEGK; this is encoded by the coding sequence ATGGACGCAAAACAGACTCGTCGGCGCACCGAAATGGTCGAGCAACAACTCAAGGGTCGTGATATTCACGACTCGGCAGTTCTCAAAGCTATGGGGACGGTCCCCCGCCATCGTTTCGTTTCGCTTAAACGTCAGGAGATGGCCTACCATGACGGCCCCCTGCCCATCGGATGTGACCAGACTATTTCGCAGCCCTATATTGTCGCTTCTATGACCCAGGAACTGCGACTGAAAGCCTCCTCACGTGTGCTGGAAATAGGCACCGGCTGCGGCTATCAGGCCGCGGTCCTGGCCGAAATCGCCCGTGAGGTCTTCTCCATTGAGTATGTACCGGAGCTGTTGGAACGAGCCCGTAAGGTGCTGAAAGACCTGCAGTATCGAAATATCCACCTCCGCGACGGTGATGGCTCCCACGGCTGGCCCGAACGAGCACCGTACGACGGCATTCTTGTCACCGCTGCTGCCCCGCAAATGCCCGAAGGACTAATCAATCAGTTGAAAATCGGTGGGAAAATGGTACTGCCGCTTGCGACCGACGAATGGGGTCGACAGTTTCTTTATCGGGTCACTCGCCATGCGTCCGGATACGATTCGGAAAAGCTCTACGAGGTCCGCTTCGTGCCGATGATTGGAGAAATCGAAGGGAAATAG
- a CDS encoding zinc-dependent metalloprotease has protein sequence MHLRNWMPIGLALLLVLSISGNSQAGRRVRMYNEHTKSEKDKDKPKAKNGDEKPFDELIKDRVVIEGLFTFYLDTLKDDLLMAIKPEQLGTVYLCGETRSQASGAFSDNGAMGSTYPFFFKQVGKDIQMMEKNLRLRADSSSALSRAIKAGMSDQLIASTKVMSQPQDSTRAILVSPDDFFVRDVENLGFFLNQGNRTGLRLDKNNSHYETIKSFPENSEIDVRLHYTTDKPINGVTMQNQYSVYHLMHFSISSLPETDYVPRLADDRIGHFMTMYQDFTNLKNETAYVRFINRWDLKKKYPDSALSEPVEPIVYWVENTVPEEYREDVKEAIEWWNPAFEKVGFKNAIVAKQMPDTADWDPADTRYNVVRWIVNPGQSYAVGPSRANPFTGQIYDADVRFCVDWIRYIYGSIDYYNDPLAFDGSLPEEHDWYRPEFETDNLYEPHLLCNYGAEAALEGAFNMAVLTTATDDLADLDSLQRAYVHSYLIEILAHEVGHTLGFRHNFKASTIYSLEQINDKSFTADHALIGTIMDYSSANIAGPDQPQGDFYSRVPGPFDDWMIEYAYTDFGAKNPLDEVDQLERIASKAGQPDLIYGTDEDAFGWSTRSIDPYCNLHDIGSDPLAFVGRKIKQTKHLWANAIDNFEKDGNRYQKIYTAFQYGWRGYRELALIAPKFVGGLVHSNAHVGDPGAGLPFQVVPAEDQRRAVAMLRDELFAPDAFNLPASLLNRLQPERFYDFTGQVFNSQVDYPLHQAVLNTQQVALSRLYSPDVLGRLLNNVERFGPNDPTYTMYDMFTDVRRAIWSEIVQPENVNSFRRQLQLAHLQTIITIFLGPSSRYPADARSLAGNDLNILEAAARKAINNTVIDDMTVAHFKEVIRQIEAAKNAQRSFLPGF, from the coding sequence ATGCACTTAAGGAACTGGATGCCGATCGGCCTGGCGCTTTTACTCGTCCTGTCGATCTCGGGCAACTCACAGGCGGGTCGCCGAGTGCGCATGTACAACGAGCACACGAAATCAGAAAAGGACAAGGATAAACCCAAGGCCAAGAACGGCGATGAGAAACCTTTTGATGAACTGATCAAAGATCGCGTGGTTATCGAAGGTCTTTTCACGTTCTATCTCGACACCCTCAAAGATGACCTGCTCATGGCCATCAAACCGGAGCAACTGGGGACAGTTTATCTTTGCGGTGAAACCCGATCACAGGCATCGGGTGCTTTTTCCGACAACGGTGCGATGGGCAGTACCTATCCCTTCTTTTTCAAACAGGTAGGAAAAGACATCCAGATGATGGAGAAAAATCTCCGTCTGAGGGCCGACTCCAGTTCCGCTCTGTCCCGGGCAATCAAGGCCGGCATGAGTGATCAACTTATCGCTTCGACCAAAGTCATGTCTCAACCACAGGACAGCACCAGGGCCATCCTGGTATCTCCCGATGATTTCTTCGTTCGTGATGTGGAGAATCTCGGCTTTTTCCTTAATCAGGGAAATCGCACCGGCCTCAGGCTGGATAAGAACAACAGCCATTACGAAACGATCAAATCATTCCCGGAAAACAGTGAGATCGACGTTCGCCTGCATTACACCACCGACAAACCGATCAACGGCGTCACGATGCAGAATCAATACTCGGTCTACCACCTTATGCATTTTTCGATCTCTTCATTGCCCGAAACCGATTATGTGCCGCGCCTGGCCGATGATCGTATCGGGCATTTCATGACCATGTACCAGGATTTCACCAATCTCAAGAACGAAACTGCGTACGTCCGTTTCATCAATCGCTGGGACCTGAAGAAGAAGTACCCGGACTCCGCTTTGTCCGAACCGGTCGAACCGATTGTCTACTGGGTTGAGAACACCGTACCGGAAGAATATCGCGAGGACGTTAAAGAAGCGATCGAATGGTGGAATCCGGCCTTTGAGAAGGTTGGTTTCAAGAACGCTATCGTGGCCAAACAGATGCCCGACACCGCCGACTGGGATCCGGCTGACACCCGCTATAACGTCGTTCGCTGGATTGTCAATCCGGGACAATCGTACGCTGTCGGCCCGAGCCGCGCCAATCCCTTTACCGGCCAGATATACGATGCCGACGTTCGCTTCTGTGTCGACTGGATCCGGTACATATATGGTTCCATTGACTACTACAATGATCCCCTCGCATTCGATGGCTCCCTGCCGGAAGAACATGACTGGTACCGGCCGGAATTCGAAACCGACAACCTTTATGAACCGCACCTGCTTTGCAACTACGGTGCCGAAGCCGCTCTTGAAGGCGCTTTCAACATGGCTGTACTGACTACCGCCACCGATGATCTCGCCGATTTGGATTCCCTGCAGCGAGCTTACGTGCATTCTTACCTGATTGAGATTTTGGCGCATGAAGTCGGTCACACTCTCGGTTTCCGTCACAATTTCAAGGCTTCGACCATTTACTCGCTGGAGCAAATTAACGACAAGTCCTTCACCGCCGACCATGCCCTCATCGGCACGATCATGGATTACTCCTCGGCCAACATTGCCGGTCCTGATCAGCCGCAGGGTGATTTCTACTCTCGCGTCCCCGGCCCGTTCGACGACTGGATGATCGAATACGCTTACACCGACTTTGGAGCTAAGAATCCGCTCGACGAAGTCGACCAACTCGAACGCATCGCCTCCAAGGCGGGACAACCGGATCTGATCTACGGCACCGATGAGGACGCTTTCGGCTGGAGCACTCGCTCCATCGATCCGTACTGCAACCTGCATGATATCGGTTCCGATCCGCTGGCGTTCGTGGGACGAAAAATCAAGCAGACCAAACATCTTTGGGCCAATGCCATCGATAATTTCGAAAAAGACGGCAATCGCTATCAAAAAATCTATACGGCCTTCCAGTACGGCTGGCGGGGGTATCGTGAACTGGCTCTGATCGCCCCGAAATTCGTAGGGGGACTCGTTCACAGCAACGCTCATGTCGGTGATCCCGGTGCCGGGCTTCCCTTTCAGGTTGTTCCGGCCGAAGATCAGCGTCGTGCCGTGGCTATGCTTCGCGATGAGCTGTTCGCTCCCGATGCCTTCAACCTGCCGGCGTCGCTGCTGAATCGCCTCCAACCGGAGCGATTTTATGATTTCACCGGTCAGGTTTTCAATTCACAGGTTGATTATCCGTTACACCAGGCCGTGCTCAATACCCAACAAGTCGCTCTGTCGCGCCTTTACAGCCCGGATGTCCTCGGCCGTCTGCTCAACAATGTCGAGCGGTTCGGCCCCAACGATCCCACGTACACTATGTACGACATGTTCACCGACGTCCGCCGCGCTATTTGGAGTGAGATTGTCCAGCCGGAAAACGTAAACAGTTTTCGCCGCCAACTGCAATTAGCCCACTTGCAGACAATTATCACTATTTTCCTTGGACCGAGCAGCCGCTATCCGGCCGATGCTCGCTCCCTTGCCGGCAATGACCTTAACATCCTCGAAGCTGCTGCCAGGAAAGCAATCAACAACACCGTTATCGACGATATGACCGTAGCACATTTTAAAGAAGTCATTCGTCAGATAGAAGCGGCCAAGAACGCTCAGCGTAGTTTCCTCCCCGGCTTCTGA
- a CDS encoding TIGR00730 family Rossman fold protein has protein sequence MSRKPKKPTEKELRQMTERLKKSKAYRVAYKDLEFMDLGIARPYRLQLELMKPEVLLRRNRIRSTIVVFGGTRIIEPAKAKARVESLRKKLDRKPNDKELKRQLRVARSILRKSHYYDEALEFGRLVSTDCADFDGHEFVITTGGGPGIMEAANRGAYEEGASSIGMNITLPMEQEPNPYISPELCFNFHYFAIRKMHFLLRARALVAFPGGFGTMDELFEALTLVQTFKVRPLPIVLFGEAFWRKLINFDFLVDEGTIAPEDRELFVYADKAIDAWNYIKYFYSTPNARGTVDLFTEESSTI, from the coding sequence ATGAGCAGGAAACCAAAGAAGCCTACAGAAAAAGAACTCAGACAAATGACCGAACGCCTTAAGAAATCCAAGGCGTATCGGGTTGCCTATAAAGATCTTGAATTTATGGATTTGGGCATTGCGCGGCCTTATCGTCTCCAGTTGGAGTTGATGAAGCCGGAGGTGTTGTTACGTCGCAATCGAATCCGCTCGACCATTGTCGTTTTCGGAGGCACACGGATTATCGAACCGGCCAAGGCCAAGGCAAGGGTGGAGAGCCTTCGTAAAAAGCTGGATCGGAAACCCAACGACAAAGAATTGAAACGTCAGTTGCGAGTAGCCCGATCAATACTTCGCAAATCGCATTATTATGACGAAGCGCTCGAATTCGGACGATTGGTTTCAACCGATTGCGCCGATTTCGACGGACATGAGTTTGTCATCACGACAGGCGGCGGACCCGGTATCATGGAGGCCGCCAATCGTGGTGCTTATGAGGAGGGGGCGAGCTCTATCGGGATGAACATCACCCTTCCGATGGAGCAGGAACCGAATCCGTATATTTCTCCCGAGCTATGTTTCAACTTCCATTATTTCGCCATTCGTAAGATGCATTTCCTGTTGCGAGCCAGAGCTCTGGTGGCTTTTCCGGGTGGCTTCGGTACGATGGATGAGTTGTTCGAGGCGCTGACGTTGGTACAGACGTTCAAAGTCCGCCCCTTGCCGATCGTGCTGTTCGGTGAGGCGTTCTGGCGGAAACTGATCAACTTCGATTTCCTGGTGGACGAGGGAACGATCGCGCCGGAGGATCGTGAGTTGTTCGTCTATGCCGACAAAGCAATCGATGCCTGGAACTACATCAAGTATTTTTACAGTACCCCGAACGCCCGGGGGACGGTCGACCTATTTACGGAGGAATCCTCGACCATTTAA
- a CDS encoding EVE domain-containing protein, translating into MSKKYWLLKSEPDCFSIDDLAGAPKQTDHWDGVRNYQARNMLRDEIKKGDEAFFYNSNTKVIGIAGVVEIARSGYPDHTAENPNSQHPDPKHTKSNPIWYMVDVKFKRKFAEVLPMKDLRGVPGLEGMVLLQKGSRLSVQPVSAEEWKIILGLAQKKGL; encoded by the coding sequence ATGAGCAAGAAATACTGGCTACTGAAATCAGAGCCTGATTGTTTTTCGATTGATGATCTGGCCGGCGCGCCGAAACAGACTGACCATTGGGACGGCGTCCGCAACTATCAGGCGCGGAACATGCTTCGCGATGAAATCAAGAAGGGTGACGAAGCGTTCTTCTATAACAGCAACACCAAGGTGATCGGAATCGCAGGAGTGGTCGAAATTGCCCGTTCCGGCTATCCGGATCATACAGCCGAAAACCCCAACAGCCAGCATCCGGACCCGAAGCATACCAAATCGAATCCGATCTGGTACATGGTAGATGTGAAGTTCAAGCGGAAATTCGCCGAGGTTTTGCCAATGAAGGACCTGCGCGGTGTCCCGGGGCTTGAGGGGATGGTTTTACTCCAGAAGGGGAGTCGCTTGTCGGTGCAACCAGTGTCGGCTGAGGAGTGGAAAATAATTCTCGGTTTGGCTCAGAAGAAGGGATTGTAG
- a CDS encoding ATP-dependent 6-phosphofructokinase, with product MPKQIKRIGVLTGGGDCPGLNAVIRAIVKTADNLYDMEVIGFLDGYEGLIEGRHRVLTNRDASGILSQGGTILGTSNRADPFHFPVLQGEDYIYLDRSSQAVRNFEALGLDVLIAIGGDGTMAASAGMIEKGIPIIGVPKTIDNDLWGTDVTFGFDSAVTTGTEAIDKIHTTAQSHHRVMIVEVMGRYAGWLALASGLAGGGDIILMPEFPYDIDAICQVIKSRNAKGKNFSIVVVGEGAKPFGGDMVVNRRIENSPDAIRLGGVSNQIAAQIEGLTNIECRVTILGHLLRGGSPSAHDRLLATRFGCEAVHLAVKGESGRMVALRDSKMSSVPITDVAGKLRLVTPDCPLMKVALALDIGLGVPADVNLKEYAEEAAAARA from the coding sequence ATGCCTAAACAAATCAAGAGAATCGGTGTGCTTACCGGCGGCGGCGACTGTCCGGGGCTCAATGCGGTTATCCGAGCGATCGTGAAGACCGCAGATAATCTTTATGACATGGAAGTGATCGGTTTCCTGGATGGCTACGAGGGACTGATCGAGGGACGTCATCGGGTGTTAACCAATCGTGATGCCTCGGGTATCTTGTCTCAGGGCGGGACGATTCTGGGCACATCGAACCGTGCCGATCCTTTTCATTTCCCCGTGTTGCAAGGAGAGGATTACATCTATCTGGATCGTTCGAGTCAAGCCGTGAGGAATTTCGAAGCACTGGGACTCGATGTACTGATTGCCATCGGGGGAGACGGAACTATGGCGGCCTCGGCCGGCATGATTGAGAAGGGTATCCCGATCATCGGCGTTCCGAAGACGATTGACAACGATCTATGGGGAACCGATGTAACTTTCGGATTCGATTCGGCCGTAACTACCGGAACCGAGGCTATCGACAAGATTCATACCACGGCTCAATCTCATCACCGGGTCATGATCGTTGAGGTGATGGGGCGCTATGCGGGCTGGTTGGCGCTGGCCAGTGGTCTTGCCGGAGGTGGCGACATCATTTTGATGCCGGAGTTCCCGTATGATATCGATGCTATTTGTCAGGTCATCAAGTCTCGTAACGCCAAGGGGAAGAATTTCTCAATCGTGGTGGTTGGCGAAGGAGCCAAACCGTTCGGAGGAGACATGGTGGTCAACCGGCGAATCGAGAATTCTCCCGATGCCATTCGTCTGGGGGGCGTCAGCAATCAGATCGCAGCTCAGATCGAAGGACTAACCAACATCGAATGTCGTGTGACGATTCTCGGTCATCTCCTGCGCGGCGGATCCCCTAGCGCTCATGATCGTCTGCTCGCTACCCGTTTTGGTTGTGAGGCCGTTCATCTTGCAGTAAAAGGTGAGTCGGGGCGGATGGTCGCTCTTCGTGACAGCAAAATGAGCTCGGTTCCAATAACGGATGTAGCGGGGAAATTAAGGCTTGTAACTCCTGATTGCCCGCTTATGAAGGTGGCCCTGGCGCTTGATATCGGGCTTGGCGTACCGGCCGATGTCAATCTGAAGGAATATGCCGAGGAAGCCGCTGCCGCCAGAGCGTAG